From the genome of Chloracidobacterium sp.:
TTGAAGGCGATCAAATGCCCTTTACCGATTTCGCCGAGAAGGTTTTCTTTGGGAACAGGAACATTTTCGAGAATCAGCTGCCGGGTGGAAGAGCTGTGGAGGCCCATCTTGTTTTCTTCCTTACCCGTCGAAACGCCTGGGTAGTCTCGATGGACAATAAAGGCCGAGAATTTCTCGCCGTCCACTTTGCAGAAGACAATGAAAATGTCGGCGAAGCCGGCATTGGAAATCCACATCTTCGTGCCGTTGAGGATGTAGTGCGTCCCTGCTTCATTGAGGACGGCTTTCGCCCGTGCGCCAAGGGCGTCCGAGCCGCTGCCAGGTTCGGAAAGCGCATAAGCCGCCAGCCATTCGCCGCTGCCAAGCTTGGGTAGGTAGTAGGCCTTTTGTTCAGGAGTGCCGAAGTAGGTAATCGGCCACGTCCCAATGCCGGTGTGGCCCCCAAGTGAAACCGAGAAGCCGCCGGAGCGTGAAATGAACTCCGACACCAGCATTTGACACACCTTGTCCAACTCAAGCCCCCCGTATTTGGCCGGAATATCCCCAGCCAACAGGCCAATGTCCGCCGCTTTGCGAAGTAAACTGACCGTTAGGCTAAAGTCGCCAGTTTTACATTGTTGTTCGAGTTTCTCCAGGTTCGGCAGCACTTCATGGTTGACAAAATCGGCCGTCGTTTTGGCAATCATGCGCTGCTCATCGTTAAGGTCTTCAGGTATGAAAACCTCCTGTGGAGAAACCATTTCGAGCAGGAAGCTGCCGCCTTTGGGATAGGTTGCCGTGGTTTGAGGAGCAGGTCGTGGGGCTGACATGGGTGAAAGTCCTTTCTACGGGATGGAACATTATCATCCCGCGTACTAAGTATGTTTGGTGAGGGCGTTGTGGGAGGGGACAACGCCTACTTACGCGATGAAGACTTCAGGAAAGCAAAGCTCTTGAATGAGCGCTCGAACATAGCCGCAGACCCCGGTTGTTCCCAGAAGGAAGTCGGGGCAGCCGCCTGAACAATGTAAAAGTTATCCTGATGCAAGAGGCCATACTCAACAGTGCGGTAGGTTTTTTCTCCTTCAATTTCGTAAACGAACAGCATCGCTTCCTTACCGGCAAGCGTCGCCTTCTCAAACTTGAGAATGCGCAGCTTCGAAGCGATAATCTCAGAAGTGTCCTGCGACTGAGCATTCCGCCGATTGTCGGCGTAGCTGATCTTGACTTGTCGCAGACGCGATTCCATGCCGTTGGGCATCACAACGCTTGGGATGGCCAGCACGGCAAAGCGCGGCGACCACGCATCGGATTCCTCCGCCATGCAGGAAAGCTTCGGCAAGCCCGAATCTTCTTCGTTGATGACCGTCCAAAACCGATCCGGTTTGGCAAAGCGCACCCCCATGAGGTTGCTGACGACCTCCAGGGTGGAAACAGCGCGGGCGTTCGCTTCCACATTTTCCTGTGGTTTTCCCTGCGCTCCAGTTGACTGCAAGTTGACGGCTACAGCGACCGCGCCAAGCGCGGCACTCACCATCCAACGCCGTAAACCCGCCATAGCTCCGTTCATCGTCCTCCGTGCTTGTCAAGCTTCGTCGGCGAAAACCTCAAAAATGCCAGCGGCGCCCATGCCGCCTCCAACGCACATCGTCACCATGCCATAGCCGCCGCCGCGCCGCCGCAGCTCATAAATCAGCGAAGCCGTCAACTTCGCGCCGGTGCAGCCCAGCGGATGGCCCAGCGCAATCGCGCCGCCGTTGACATTGACTCTTTCAGGGTCTAACGCCAGCGCCTTCATCACGGCCAACGACTGGGCGGCGAAGGCTTCATTCAGTTCGATGAGCTTTATGTCGGCAAGCGTCAGGCCAGCGCGCTTCAATGCCTTGGGAATCGCTTCCACAGGACCAATGCCCATGATTTCCGGCGCGACACCAGCCGTTGCAAACGCGACGAAGCGAGCGAGCGGTTTGAGACCAAGTTCCTGCGCTTTGGTTTCCGCCATGACGACGACCGCCGCCGCGCCGTCGCTAGTCTGCGACGAGTTGCCAGCTGTGACTTGTCCCGCGACATGGAACGCCGGTTTGAGTTTGGCCAAGGCTTCGAGCGTCGTATCGGGACGCGGACCCTCGTCCACCGCGAAAACCCGTTCGGTCGTCACCGTTTTGCCGCGCGCGCCGCGTTCCTTGTAAACGACTGTCACCGGCGCAATTTCGTCCTGAAACTTGCCGGCCTGCTGCGCGGCGACGGC
Proteins encoded in this window:
- a CDS encoding acetyl-CoA C-acyltransferase, giving the protein MPEAVIVSAARTPVGKAKKGALAHVRPDDLGAIAIRAAVERAAPLDPAAIDDVIFGCAMPEAEQGMNVARIAALRAGLPVSVSAVTVNRFCASGLQTIAFAADRIRAGGAEVIVAGGTESMSLVPMTGNKLSPNPTLVETYPDVYLSMGLTAEMVARKYEISREDADAFAYRSHQRAVAAQQAGKFQDEIAPVTVVYKERGARGKTVTTERVFAVDEGPRPDTTLEALAKLKPAFHVAGQVTAGNSSQTSDGAAAVVVMAETKAQELGLKPLARFVAFATAGVAPEIMGIGPVEAIPKALKRAGLTLADIKLIELNEAFAAQSLAVMKALALDPERVNVNGGAIALGHPLGCTGAKLTASLIYELRRRGGGYGMVTMCVGGGMGAAGIFEVFADEA